One genomic window of Luteitalea pratensis includes the following:
- the pdxA gene encoding 4-hydroxythreonine-4-phosphate dehydrogenase PdxA, translated as MPRSSTARPRIAITVGDPAGIGPEIAIAAAASREVRAVCEPVLYGPHSAAALAGFPVGQVSAAAGQASYDAIVAAVRDAQAGAVHAIATGPVHKEAFAACGLPWKGHTDLLGHLTGSPRAAMMFHSEPLRVVLATVHVPLRDVSRLLTQALVEDIITLTARSLPDFGYITPRLGLAGLNPHAGEHGLMGDEDDAVLRPAVEACRARGIDVQGPLPGDTVFLKATRGAFDVVVACYHDQGLIPVKLLAFGQSVNVTLGLPIIRTSVDHGTAFDIARQGTADATSMVSAITLAARLASARLASSRPASGSP; from the coding sequence ATGCCTCGTTCGTCGACCGCCCGTCCGCGCATCGCCATCACCGTCGGTGATCCGGCCGGCATCGGGCCGGAGATTGCCATTGCCGCGGCCGCGTCGCGGGAGGTGCGCGCGGTCTGCGAGCCGGTGCTGTACGGGCCGCATTCGGCGGCAGCCCTCGCCGGCTTCCCGGTGGGGCAGGTGAGTGCCGCGGCCGGCCAGGCGTCCTACGACGCGATCGTCGCCGCGGTGCGGGATGCGCAGGCAGGTGCGGTACACGCGATCGCCACTGGCCCCGTGCACAAGGAAGCGTTTGCCGCATGCGGGCTGCCGTGGAAGGGACATACCGATCTGCTGGGCCACCTGACGGGCAGTCCGCGGGCGGCGATGATGTTCCATTCGGAGCCGCTGCGGGTGGTGCTGGCGACCGTGCACGTCCCGCTTCGCGACGTGTCGCGCCTGCTGACGCAGGCCCTCGTCGAGGACATCATCACGCTGACGGCGCGAAGCCTTCCAGACTTCGGGTACATCACGCCGCGACTCGGACTTGCAGGCCTGAACCCGCACGCCGGGGAACACGGGCTGATGGGCGACGAGGACGACGCCGTCCTGCGGCCAGCGGTCGAGGCCTGCAGGGCACGTGGCATCGACGTACAGGGCCCGCTGCCCGGTGACACGGTCTTCCTCAAGGCCACGCGTGGCGCCTTCGACGTGGTCGTCGCCTGCTACCATGATCAGGGCCTGATCCCCGTCAAGTTGCTGGCGTTCGGGCAATCGGTCAACGTCACGCTGGGGCTGCCGATCATCCGCACCTCGGTCGATCACGGGACAGCGTTCGACATCGCGCGGCAGGGGACGGCCGACGCCACG
- a CDS encoding PSP1 domain-containing protein yields MSDTTLPVVPPTASVRFVPAGRRRSFLLPDLSLDGPLTAGDTVVVSEGEHESIGTVVAEAPAVAERRAGALPADGSTRVVRRTTTEDAIKRLQQQHKEQEAFTFCQLKIRERALDMKLTRVEYAFDGSRLLFYYTAEQRVDFRELVRDLAACFHMRIEMRQIGVRDEARLLGGYGPCGRPLCCTTWLTTFEPVSIKMAKQQGLSLNPSKLAGVCGRLKCCLRFELPNSRGERHAGCAQEGSCSNGCAGDGACGTTGCSCGK; encoded by the coding sequence ATGAGCGACACGACGCTGCCTGTCGTCCCGCCTACCGCCAGCGTCAGGTTCGTGCCCGCCGGACGCCGACGCTCATTCCTGCTCCCGGACCTGTCGCTCGACGGCCCGCTCACGGCAGGTGACACGGTCGTCGTCAGCGAGGGCGAGCACGAGAGCATCGGGACCGTCGTTGCCGAGGCGCCTGCGGTCGCCGAGCGACGTGCGGGGGCACTGCCGGCCGACGGCTCCACACGCGTCGTCCGCCGGACCACGACCGAGGACGCGATCAAGCGCCTCCAGCAGCAGCACAAGGAGCAGGAGGCCTTCACGTTCTGCCAGCTGAAGATTCGCGAGCGGGCGCTCGACATGAAGCTCACCCGCGTCGAGTACGCGTTCGACGGGTCCAGGCTCCTGTTCTACTACACCGCCGAACAGCGGGTCGATTTCAGGGAACTCGTCCGCGACCTCGCTGCCTGCTTCCATATGCGGATCGAGATGCGGCAGATCGGCGTCCGTGACGAGGCGCGACTGCTGGGCGGCTACGGCCCGTGCGGTCGTCCGCTCTGCTGCACCACGTGGCTGACGACGTTCGAACCGGTCTCGATCAAGATGGCCAAGCAGCAGGGACTGAGCCTCAATCCGTCGAAGCTGGCCGGCGTGTGCGGTCGCCTGAAGTGCTGCCTCCGTTTCGAGTTGCCCAACTCGCGCGGCGAGCGGCACGCGGGGTGCGCGCAGGAGGGGTCCTGCAGCAACGGCTGCGCCGGTGACGGCGCGTGTGGCACCACCGGCTGCTCGTGCGGGAAGTGA